From Haloplanus sp. XH21:
CGGTTCCTACCGACAGTACATTTATGACTGGGCAATCTGTTGTCACAGATGAACTTCCAGCCATGAGTCAAGTCAACACGATTGCAAACGTCACCGACGAAATCGATGGTGACGAGGCTGTACATCAAAATATCTCCGCAGGCGTCGCTCTCGCCGACGTGTTACAGACGACGCTCGGACCGAACGGTCGTGATAAGATGTTGGTCGGCGATGGACAGGTTGTTTTGACGAACGACGGTGCGAGTATCGTGGATCGGATCGATATCGAGTCACCGGCCGCGAAACTCGTGTCCGAGGTTGCACACTCGCAGGGAGGTGACATCGGCGACGGAGCAACTTCTGCTATCGTGTTGGCAGGGGCACTTCTCCGGGAAGCGAACGAACTGCTGGAAGATGGGTTCCATCCGACGACCATCGTAAACGGCTACGCTGAGGCGGTCACGCGCATGCAGAGTCGGTTGGCCGACATTGCGACGTGGGAAAACCCTGACGACGAGATGCGTCGGCAGATAGTTGAGACATCGATAACTGGGCGCTGGGATGCCGAACGCACTGCGTTTTTGGCTGATCTCGCTGTCCGAGGATATCAGGCGGCACAAAGCAACGACGGCCCACGACTGGAGAACGTGACGATTCACGGAATCGCCGGGGGCGAAACCGCTGATTCCGAGTTACTGGACGGACTTGTCATTGATACGGATCGGTCCTCAACCTCCCTCTCCGATGTTCCGGCACCACTCCCAAAACGTGTCGAAGGCGCTCGTGTCGCCATCGTCGACGACGAACTGACGATACAGACACCGGAATCGGCGCCCCAATTTTCTATCGAGGATGTCAACGATCGTCAGCGACTCCAAACGTTCGAGACCGACGAATACGAGCGATACGTCGATACGCTCACGACCCATGACGTCGATGTACTGTTCTGTCAGAAGTCGATCGACGATCGTCTCAAGGCCCTCCTTGCACAAGCCGGAATCCTTGCGTTCGAACGGACTCGGCAGGACGAAGTTCACAAACTCCAGCGTGCGACGGGTGCGTCCCCAATCATGCGACTTGGGGAACTCAACGTGAGCGCAGTCGGCCACGCTCACGTCATCGAACGACGGACCCTTGGACCCTCGGAGTTCACTCTCGTCCGCGATTCGGCTTCGACACAGGTGTCGTTGCTCCTTCGTGGTGGGACTGACCACGTGGTCGATGAAACCGAACGGATTATCGTCGATGCTATCGATCTACTCGTGTCATTCGATGCCAGTCCCGGTGTACTACCGGGTGGCGGGGCAACCGAAGTGGCACTCGCAGCCGATCTGCGAACGTGGAGCCGCGGTATCGGTGACCGGACACAGATCGTCGTCAATGCTGTCGCCGACGCCTTGGAGACAATTCCACGCACACTCGCTCGGAACGCCGGCCACGACCCGATCGAGACGCTACTGGAGCTTCGACATCGCCACGACGATGGGGATGCCACTGTGGGTATCGATGTTGGAACGGGAGAGGTGACTG
This genomic window contains:
- the thsA gene encoding thermosome subunit alpha — its product is MSQVNTIANVTDEIDGDEAVHQNISAGVALADVLQTTLGPNGRDKMLVGDGQVVLTNDGASIVDRIDIESPAAKLVSEVAHSQGGDIGDGATSAIVLAGALLREANELLEDGFHPTTIVNGYAEAVTRMQSRLADIATWENPDDEMRRQIVETSITGRWDAERTAFLADLAVRGYQAAQSNDGPRLENVTIHGIAGGETADSELLDGLVIDTDRSSTSLSDVPAPLPKRVEGARVAIVDDELTIQTPESAPQFSIEDVNDRQRLQTFETDEYERYVDTLTTHDVDVLFCQKSIDDRLKALLAQAGILAFERTRQDEVHKLQRATGASPIMRLGELNVSAVGHAHVIERRTLGPSEFTLVRDSASTQVSLLLRGGTDHVVDETERIIVDAIDLLVSFDASPGVLPGGGATEVALAADLRTWSRGIGDRTQIVVNAVADALETIPRTLARNAGHDPIETLLELRHRHDDGDATVGIDVGTGEVTDMYSRGIVAPIRLNERLLANATGGVTSILRIDGIIHVDEPMHGEEDGHDHDHEHGVGGGFQSDPHGYPWAIGH